The window TAGAGTTTGCGAAGGCCGGTGATGTGAGCCTGACGTTGGATGCTTTCACGCCGGAGGGGGATGGTCCATTCCCTACCTGCATTCTCGTGCACGGTGGCGGGTGGATGCGCGGGGACAAGACGACGTATATCAAGCCGTTGTTCGAGCCGTTGAGCAAAGCGGGCTTCACGTGGTTCACGATCAATTATCGTCTCGCGCCGACGAACAAGTTTCCCGCGTGTATTGAGGATACGGAAGCGGCGATACGCTGGGTGAAGGCGCATGCGAAGGAATATAAGGTGGATACGAAGCGCATCGCGATTATCGGTGAATCTGCAGGCGGACACATAGTATCGTATGTGGGCGCGAGGGCGAAGGGTGATACGGCGGTGGCGGCAGTGGTGCCTTATTATGCGCCGCATGACCTTGTCTTGCATGCGGACACACGCAAGGCGCTGGGGCCTTCTCTTGAAGCGTTGTTCGGATTGAAGGAGTTGAATGATGAATCGCGCAAGGTGTTGAAGAATGCTTCGGCCACGACGTATCTGCAGAAGGGTATGCCGCCGTATCTGCTCATCCACGGCACGAAGGATGAGCAGGTGCCGTATGAGCAATCCGTGAAGTTTCAGGAACAAATGAAGGCGCTCGGGAACACGTGCGATTTCATCACGATCGAGAACGGCATCCACGGCATGGGTGGATGGCAGAAGCTGGGGTCGAATTACCAGCAGGAGATGATCGATTGGTTGAAGAAGACGTTGAAGTGAGGGTACGGTTATCTGTCTTTTCGATTGTCTCAAACAAAGCTGATAGCGGTTGGTTGATTCAAGTTACATTTCCCCTCACCCCGGCCCTCTCCCTTGGGGCTGAGCATTACCCACAAGTCTATAAAGCGTGAATGAACAAGACTGAGGACAGGGAGAGCTGCGTTTTTCGGAGGCCGGTTTCATTTGAGAGGTCGGCGGTGAAGGCCAAAGTCAGGGCAAAGCGGCAGCTCAGTAGTGTCCAGCTATAACTGTTTAATGAAAAAAAGGTTCTGTTCTGGGTGTTCTGAGCGAATATATCGATGGTGGGAGTTTGCATCGAAGATGCTGGCACTGCAGATCTCAGCGTTTCGTTCAATGTTTTGTCAGTCTTGATCTGTTGTTTCAAGATGGCCACGTGCAGATAAGTACAGATGACAAACCCTACTTGGCAACGGACGTTTTCTGAGCGGCCTTAGAGGCTGCGCAGTCGCAATGCTGTTTGAACATCCAAGTCGGTAACACGCCGACTGTGGAAAAACACCTGTAAACATAGGCGTTTTATTTGCTCACACAAAAGATAGCTGGACACCACTGAGCGGCAGCTTTGCCCCACCTTAATAAGGGAGTTCCCGCTGGCTGGACGCTGGTGACCACTTATGGGTAATGCTCAGCCCTTGGGGAGAGGGTGGTAACATTTTCAACTGCGGAGTCTGTTTGAGCGCTGGCTCTTTTACTTCTCGCAATCACTCTCGCGACCTTTCAGGCCGCTGACTGCATCCCGTTTGACAACCCAAGGCAGACGAGCTGCCTTGGGCTATGCTCTTTTGGCCCTTTGGGCCAAAAATTAGCTCACCGAAAGGATGCGGTAATCACTCTTCGTTCCGGCGATCTCCATTTTGATGCGGTCGCCTTGTTTTTTGCCGATGAGTTGCTGGCCGAGCGGTGATTGCGGGGTGATGACGAGGATGTCGCGTTTTCCCACGATGACTTCGAGGCCACCGGAGCGGGAGGCGATGAAATAGAGCATCTTCTCACCTTTGGCATCGAGCTCCACCAAGGCGCCGAGATTGATCGGTTCCTCAGGTGTAAAGTCTTTCACGATCAGCTTCTGGAATTCTTCGATGGCGGCTTCCGTCTCGGCGGCCTGACGGGATTGGCCGCGTGCGAGATAGGAGGCTTCGAGGCCGCGCGTATCGTATTTATTTTCCGCTTTGCTTTGCGGGTCAGTGGCTTCGGCACGGGCTGACAACGCCGCTTTGTAATAGAGTTTCAAATCCGCAGTGAGTTGCGCGATGATCTTTTTGATGAGGGCCTGTTTCTTCACGTCGTAAATATAAAATGAGAAGGCCAGCCGTTTGAGCGGCTGGCCAGATTGTTCAGTGCCAGCTTACTTCTTGCGATAGACCAGACTCACAGGGAACGGCACTTCCGTGGTGTTCCCTGTTTCGCTCAGTTTGCCGGTTTTTTGGTCGATCTTGAAGACGACCAAGTTAGCAGAATCCTGATTCGCGGCGATGAGCCAGCGGCCATCGGGGCTGATGGAGAAAGCGCGCGGGTTCTTGCCGCCAGAGCTGATGTGCTGAGCGAGCGTGAGCTGGCCAGACTTCGGATCGATGGTGTAGACCACGATGGTATTATGTCCGCGATTGGAGCCGTAGAGGAACTTGCCGCTCGGATGCGCTTCCAGTTCAGCGGTGCTGAAGCCGCGCTCCACTTTCGTGCCTTCGGGCAAGGTGGAGATAGTTTGTATCTCGGTGAGGCCGCCGCCTTTGCTATCGCGTGTGTAAGCGGTGACGTTGCAGGTCATCTCGGTGATGACGTAGGCGAAGTCCGACTTCGGATGCATCACGAAGTGGCGAGGGCCAGCTCCCGGTGCGGTGCTACCGAAAGCGGGATCGCTGGGCGTCAGCTTGCCATTGCTGGCGTTGAGCTTGTAGATCATCACCTTGTCGAGGCCGAGATCCGGTACGTAAACGAAGCGGTTGGCTTCATCCACGTAGATG of the Verrucomicrobiia bacterium genome contains:
- a CDS encoding GreA/GreB family elongation factor produces the protein MKKQALIKKIIAQLTADLKLYYKAALSARAEATDPQSKAENKYDTRGLEASYLARGQSRQAAETEAAIEEFQKLIVKDFTPEEPINLGALVELDAKGEKMLYFIASRSGGLEVIVGKRDILVITPQSPLGQQLIGKKQGDRIKMEIAGTKSDYRILSVS
- a CDS encoding lactonase family protein, which codes for MKLSLLLGMMITTGSLLAADYDVYVGTYTKGDSRGIYRVKLDGATGKLSPKALSATTTNPSFLALHPSGKYLYSVNETGPAGKVSAFSISEDSGALTFLNDASAQGDGTCHLTVDKTGRHVLAANYGGGSIAVFPVLSDGRLKEASDFVQHSGSGPDAGRQKGPHAHGIYVDEANRFVYVPDLGLDKVMIYKLNASNGKLTPSDPAFGSTAPGAGPRHFVMHPKSDFAYVITEMTCNVTAYTRDSKGGGLTEIQTISTLPEGTKVERGFSTAELEAHPSGKFLYGSNRGHNTIVVYTIDPKSGQLTLAQHISSGGKNPRAFSISPDGRWLIAANQDSANLVVFKIDQKTGKLSETGNTTEVPFPVSLVYRKK
- a CDS encoding alpha/beta hydrolase, coding for MRYLLCLLLLCATSAFADLKTDIEFAKAGDVSLTLDAFTPEGDGPFPTCILVHGGGWMRGDKTTYIKPLFEPLSKAGFTWFTINYRLAPTNKFPACIEDTEAAIRWVKAHAKEYKVDTKRIAIIGESAGGHIVSYVGARAKGDTAVAAVVPYYAPHDLVLHADTRKALGPSLEALFGLKELNDESRKVLKNASATTYLQKGMPPYLLIHGTKDEQVPYEQSVKFQEQMKALGNTCDFITIENGIHGMGGWQKLGSNYQQEMIDWLKKTLK